The sequence below is a genomic window from Phycisphaerales bacterium AB-hyl4.
CTCGGCACCAAGGCGTCAGCAAGAGATGCCGCGTCCTCAGCCAAGCGTCGTGCGAGGCGCACCTGCTCCGTATCGCCCGACAGAACTTCCGGCCGACTTGGGATAATGTCCAAGAGCCGTTTGGCTGTGGACCAGAAATGCTTTTCGTTTGAACCCTCGGTCACCTCGTCCCCCCTGTACGCAGTCATTCAGATGGGTTTCCGTTGGGAGTCTCCCAAGGCGCGATGCATTTACCAGTATGCCTACGATCGCTCGTGCTGTCCATCGCTGCGCGCGCCAAGCCAACATTGGAACGTTTGATACATGTCATGGACGCAATATCCAATGTGGTCGTAACTCGCAGGAATCGTAGTCGGTAAAGGTGCGGCGGCAAGAGTCCGCGTCCGCCTCAGCTGTTCAGGAGTAGTTGGGCACGGCCACCCTCAATCACCGTTGATCACCTTTGCTGCGTTACCGGCGTATGTACAGCAGGCATTCTGACACGTAAATCGGCATGAGACTATTCGGCGGTGCTTTTTTAAAAGCCTTGATACAGGGTCATCGCTGACGCTGAATCAGCGCGTGGAGCTCACCTAAAGCCATCTCAAGTTGGCCACAGAGGTCGCTGGAGATCTGTTTGACGGTCGCCGCTAAGGCGGCGCTGCCCGTTGGCTCAATACAGTGGGTACCCCACAACGTTTTATGGTGATTGAATGGTACGGGCGGATTTGCATCAATTCGAGCGATCCCCGGTGTTGAACTTTCGCGGTTCGTTAGTCGTCCTGTCGATAAGTAGAGGGTTAGGCATATCTCAGTGGTTGAGTCAGCAAACGCAACGGCATGAATCTGCACAGCCAGTGCCTCGAACAATCCGCCTGCTCCCTGGCAGTAACATCCATATGTCATATTCACGGTCGAGAGGCGATCCTCGCGGCGTGTGACAATTGTCTGCGACTGTCCTGGTGCGGTTGGGAGCTTTCTAAGCGACCAGTCCTTGGCTCGCTTCCCATGAGCTACTGATGCGGCTTGCTTGAGGAACCATTCCACACCAGGCTGGAGCCGGTCAAATGCAGTGTTGGCTGCTTTCTTCGACTCTTCGTGTTCAGTAACCTTTGCCCGCGACGCCGCAGAAAATGCAGCAAATCGTTTTTTCATATCCTCAAGATGTGCCGGCTTCTTGTCATCAGGCATCGACACTAGCTCCATCCATTTCGTCAACTCTTTATGCATCTCAACAATAGTTGGCCGATTCTCTGGCGCAGTACGTGTTGCCACGTCAAGCAGATACTCGATGAGTCGCACTTCTGCGTGCGAGCAGTACGTTCCCAGCCGCAAACGGCTATCGCCGATGTCGAGGCGACCAGGAAGCGGCCATTTCTTGTCAGCAGCCAACACCCACAACGTCTTTGCAAAGGAGTACACATCACCAGGCCGGGCATCAACGTCTGCGGCGTCGCCCAATAACTCAGGTGCGACAAAAAGTGCTGGCCCCATTCGTTCATCAGGTGTCGTCACGTCGAGCTTGCCGGGAAAATCGACGAGCCCAAAATCGCTGAGAACAGGTCTGCCATCAAGAGAAAGTATGTTGTCAGGTTTAATATCACGATGCGCTGCTCCATCGCCGTGTAGCCGAACCAATGTCTGGGCCACCGGTATCAGAATGCCGACTACAACCTCTAAGCGAGATCGTGATGGATCCATGAGAGTCGAGATTGAGGTAGCGAGTGGCATAACGTACCAAGGTCGATCCTCTTCGCTCGGACTTTCTGGAAGATGTTGATCGAGGATTGGCATGATTCCATCATTCCCGTTTGATAAGACGAATGTCACCTCGTCCCGAAAGCGCTGATAGCGTTCAAAGCCAAACCGATGTGGGTTTAACAGTTTTATTGCACGAGTAACGTCGTTTTCGTCAATGTGCTGAACCTTCCAAACCCTCGAGTTCCCACCCCGGCTTACCTCGTTAGAAATGATTTCCCACGGCCCGAACCGATTTCCCTGTTTTACCTTGGCCATTGCTATTCTCCAATGAGGATAAGATGGACTTCTTGCCCGAATCGAATTTTAACCATGAAAGCAGACTGTTTAACCGTGTAAACGTTAATCACACCCCAGCTGGACATTAAAAGGTGATCCCACCCTTTCAACTTCGACGAGGCGGGATTGCGTGGTAGTTGATTGGGTGGGGATGGTTGCCTCAGCCTTGCACTGACTTGCCGCGGTGTTGAGTCGATAGGCAAGACACGTGTCGGCGACTGTTGTACGTCGCGATGCAGGATCGGTTGCAGAACCGGGGTTCGCCGTCGACTGTTCCCATTGGGCGCACGTCCAGATTGTCTGGCCTTTCTTGCTCATGCTTTGGCGGTCTCCAATCAGGTCATGGCCTTCGTGGAGCGGCACGCGGGGAAGGTTGTGCAGCCCCAGAAGGATTTGCCGGCGTGCTTGCCCTGCCGGGCCGTTCGTTGCACCATCGCGGCACCACACGCGGGGCATGGTGCCGTGGCATCGGTCCCCGGGTCCGGCGGCTGGGCCGACGGGGCCGGCGTCGCTGCTGGCGCAGCCGGTTTGTCTGGCATGTGTTGAACGCTGGCAATCAGCTCGGCCAGCTGGGGGCCGTCGATTACGCGGATGCCGTTGGCCTCGGCAAAGGCGGTGGCCTCGCGCGTCAGCTGGCCGCTGGTGGCCAGGACCACTTCATCCGCCTGTTGAGCCACCTGCACGCCGAGTAGCTCGCGCACGATCTTGACGCCGACTTTCCACGACTTCCACTGCTTGGCCTGCACCAGCGTCCGTCGGCCGGCCTTCTCCAGAACCAGGTCAACGCCGCCATCGGCGCCGGCCGCGGTGATGTACACGCGGTAGCCCTGCCAACGGAACGCCTCGGCCAGCAGCTGCTCGAAATCCTGCCATGAGAGGGCGCGGATGCTGTCGATGCCGGTCTGGCGGTCGAGGCGGCGGGCGTCGACGGCCTTCCGGACCAGCGCGGCGAGCCACAGCACGGCCACGAAGCCGGCGGCGAACGGCGCGAGCATGGCGGAGACGTCGCTCACGATGCCGAAGAACTGCTGGAGGAACGGCTCGGTATCCTCACCGCTGAGCAGGTTGAGCACGCCCGGCACCACCCACGCGAAGAGGATCCACGCGATCAGGATGCACGGCGGCCCCACCCACCACGGCATCGCGCGGAGGAAAGCGAACAATCCATCCAGAAAACGATCAGCGTCCGATTTACGTCGCGGCATCAGGATCCCCCAGTTACTTGCGATCATCAACAGGTCGCGCGGGATAGCGAGTTGCGTGAACCGGCCATTTCATATACTTCCCATTGAACATCTGCGTTATTACTCCCATCTTTCCGCGCATCGTTGCAAGGCTCCGGCACCGTCCCCCGCAACGACATCTCTGATGCCGGAGTGTGAGGTTAGATTCCCATGGCATTCCTGCGGTGTTTACGTGGGCTGGCATTGCTTACACATACGCCGCTTATGCTCTGAATCCATCCCTTCAATTAACTGAAGCAGCGCGTCGGCAGCATCCTTTGTCTCTTCTACAGTCATGCTGGACGTGGAGACCAGATCCTCGATATTGTCACCGTGCGATTCAACGTGCGCAAGCCGCTCCAGCGCACGAATCCGCATCTCATCCATCATGATTGCGGAGGCATCCCGCGCGACCTGGTCGACCTTACTACTTAATCCGTCTGGCCCCGGCAGTTTGAAAGCCAGAAATACCTCTAACACCTTTCGTAGCACGTTTGGCATTACGAAGAAATAATTCGCGCGTTCTTCTTCGGACGATAGGAACCTCAGAATCATATGAAACAAGAAATGATATTCGGACTCATAGTCACGCAGATGCTTGGGCAGCTCCACAATCCTCGATCGACGTGACTTGCTGCCGTTCGGCTGTACGGTATCAATGAAAAACATTGCCGCAGTTGCGTCGTTAACATCCTTGCCTCGTCTTGCCATCTCATTCTCGGTGTTTCTCCGCATCCATTTTTTAACCTCATTCATTACCTGAACACTATGTGTCATGACAATCAATTGCGCGACATTGTTCAGGGATCGAATCATTCCGCACGCGTAGTTCATCGACCGCGTGTCGAGACTTGAGATAGGATCATCTAAAACAACAACGAGGTTATTCCGTCTTCGCCCTTCGCCTTCAAGCATCACAAAGAAATAGCAGAGGGTGATCGCATTCTTTTCACCTTCACTTGGTGGTCCCACGATGACTTTGCCATGTCGCCGTATCTCGTACCCGTTCTCATTAGCGGCGATTTCAAGCTCTTTGTGTCCCAGATATCTGTAGATCATTACGTTGATGTGTACTGCTGCCGGACCATGCTGACGCATCTGCTGTGCAAGCTCGTCAATCTCCTCTTCAAGCACACGGCTACGAGCACGAAGTCTTTTGCCAAGCTGCTCCGCTCTGGCGGCCGCTTGCTTCAGATCGAAATACTTGGAGTACTCTTCTGCCAAGTAATGCTTTTTTATTGCAGCATGAGCTTGTTCAACATTCTCTGCAAACCTGTCATGCTCGTGATTGTGGGATTCGACAATCACGTTGAACGCATCGACCGAGGAGCTGAATTCTTCCCACCATTGTTCAGCCAACGACTGGCTCGGCAGTTCGGCGCCATCAAGACGGACATGTGGTGATTGAATCTTTGTGTCGGCCAATTCAATGGCCCGTTTCACGTATCCTCGGCCGGCACCTATTTGTGATTTTAGGTCGCTACGGATGGCAGTGAAATGCACCCGCTGACTCTCCACAAGATCATTTGGCGACGGAAGTGTCGACGTCAATTTGTCGAGTTCGTCGAGCAGTGACTCGGCTCGCTGTTTAAATGCCCGAATGTTATTGGTCATATCGTCATAGCGATCATCAATGGCTGCTTCGAGTGTCTGGAGCCGATCAGGAGGCAACTCGGAGCCGCAGAACAGGCATGACGTGAGCTGTTGATGGCTGTGGTACTCTAATCCGTGTTTCACCCACGGCACCATCGCTTCGTGATGCTGAAGTGCTTCGAGTGAGATCGTCCCAAGCGTCATGTGTGCGATGGCATGCAGATCCTTTACCAGCGCATGTAGGCTAATGGAGGGGTGAGGTAACGGTACGAGCTTTGGCAATGGGGCGTCTTGTTTTATTACCCCACGCACAGATGCGAGCTCATCATCGGCGATCAGGTTGTTCACAGCCGGCTTGTATTCCTTGTAGTCGAAGGTAAGGTTGGTGGCGATGTAACGTCGCCCCAAACCTAACTCGTTCGCTATTAGCCGGGCACGTTCGGTTTTATGTTCGGAGAACTCCTTGTCTACATGACGGAATATCGACATGACACGTTGTTGGCGACGATTTATTAAAACCTTCCTGGCTTGTTTTGTTTCGATTGCCTCAGAGAGGTGCTTCTGTTCTTTGCTCAGGTACAGAATGGGGGCGGCTTCGCCCTCGATCCAGCGAAAATTCTGTGCGACAAAATCCGTGTTGAAGACCAAAACGCGTTCGGCGAACTCTGGATTAAGTGAATCTGGGCGTAGAGTGGTGCCGTCGGTCAACTTTACTGTGAAGTCGCTCGTTTTTGACCACGTTTCATGACGTTGTCCCGTACCGAGACATCCAAGCACCCGTGATAGAGTTGTCTTACCGCATCCATTAAAGCCGTATATAAGATTATGCTTGCGCAACACTGGCACCTGCGACGAGGCGGTGTACCCGGGGAACACAGGGAGCTCGGTTAGTGCTTCAATCCTCTGAATGCTCGAACGCTGCATAACGATCGACCTTTCCATGAATGCGATGCTGGTCATGACTCTGTGACTTGAAGCAGGCAATGCAACCAGTAGGTTTCCAGCGAGTTGTTGATGTCAGCTGAAATGCAGTAGAGATGCACGCTTGTTGACGCCGGGTGACAGCTGTGGGTCTGTCGACAGATCGCCTTCATTGGTTGTAGGTCGACCACCGGGGCCGTTTTTCGACAACCACCTGTATAAGCGAAGTAATCCGCCTCCTGCCGCAACTTCCATGGGGTTGGGGATGATCGCCGAAGGTTGGATTCTGCGAAACTATGACGGCTCGTATGGTTTGAGAGCACATCGCCAATTGCCACGCAGCGAACAGGGGTATCTACGGACTGCCAGCAATGGTTAGCCGGGGTCGTGGCCCACATAGATAAGAACGCACGCCCCCCTGATGTCCCCCTGCGGAAGTTCATGTTGCCGATTCTAAGCCAAGTTGGCTTTTCTTGCCGCAATCGACCTTAGACGAATGTCGTCAGTGGCCGCTTGGGCCACGGTTCGAACCAAATAGTGTGATGGCTTTAGTCCAGCAAGAACGGGGGCGTTAAGTTTTATTGTGTCGACAACTGACTTTTCGCACAACAGTTGCGGTTATTGACGTGGCTGAGAAGGTCGGGTTGACCTTGACACCTCGATAGTATTGTACTACCTAACTTATACCGTACATGCGTGCCGTTCCTCACGATCTTGTGCAGTTGACCGAGCGGGTTCGAGCGATCGAACAGGCCGGCGGTGGCGGTGGCGCTTCAGCTTCGCAGGTCGTGACCGGCTGGACGGCGGTGGATGCGGCGCTGGGCGGCGGGCTGGTGGCCGGGGTGGTGCACGAGTGGTTTGGCGGGGAGCCGGCGGGGCCGGGGCAGGCGGCGGACGAAGCCCCACCGCTGACGGTGCTGATGCACTTGGCTCGGCAGGCGATGGGCGGTGGGCCGCGCGGGGGTTGGTGTGTGTGGGTGGGCCGGGGGTGCTGGCCACATCCGCATGGGCTGGTGGATGAGCAGGCGGCCGTGCTGGAGCGATGCCTGTGGGTGGATCCGCCGACGGCGGCGTTTCGGGTGTGGGCGATCGACCTGGCGGCGCGGTGTGCGGGGGTGGCGGTGGTGGTGGCCGATGGCAGTGGGCTGGACATGGCGGCGACGCGGCGGCTGCAGCTGGCGGCGGAGGCGGGCGGGACGTTGGTGTTGCTGGCGCGGCCGGCGAAGGAGCGGGTGAAGCGGTCGGCGGCGAGCACGCGGTGGGCGGTCACGCCGGCGGTCAGCGACACGAACACGCCGCGGTGGGAGTTGGCATTGTGGCGCTGCAAGGGTGTGCAGCAGCGGGTCGGCCAGGAGGGCCAGCAGACAGTGTGGTGGCTGGAAGGAAAACACACCCGTGGGAAAGGTCTTGTCGTTATACCTACCGCACCTGACGATCGACCGCCCCCGGAAGTTGCACCCTCGGAAGCTGCCGAACCAGGCCCGGCATCGCCTTCCGTCGAGGCAAGGCAGCGGCGGGCGTAGCGACGCGTCGCCGATGTTGCTGACGCGGGCAGAACGCGGGCGCGAGGTGGTGGTGCAGGCGTGTCGGCGGTCACAGCGCTGTGGCGTGACCGTGGGCATGAGCGTGGCGCATGCGCGGGCGCTGCTGCCGGTGGAGGTGGTGGTGCAGCCGCACCAGCCGGCGCGGGATGCGGCAATGCTGGCGGCGCTGGCGCGGTGGGCGCAGCGGTTTACGCCGGTGAGCCAGGCGGATCCGCCGAATGGGCTGCTGCTGGAGATCAACGGCTGCGAGCACCTGTTCGGCGGGACGCGGGCGATGCTGCGGCAGGTGGTCACGCAGATGAGTCGGCTGGGCGTGCAGGGGCACGGGGCGACC
It includes:
- a CDS encoding ImuA family protein — encoded protein: MRAVPHDLVQLTERVRAIEQAGGGGGASASQVVTGWTAVDAALGGGLVAGVVHEWFGGEPAGPGQAADEAPPLTVLMHLARQAMGGGPRGGWCVWVGRGCWPHPHGLVDEQAAVLERCLWVDPPTAAFRVWAIDLAARCAGVAVVVADGSGLDMAATRRLQLAAEAGGTLVLLARPAKERVKRSAASTRWAVTPAVSDTNTPRWELALWRCKGVQQRVGQEGQQTVWWLEGKHTRGKGLVVIPTAPDDRPPPEVAPSEAAEPGPASPSVEARQRRA
- a CDS encoding protein kinase, with product MAKVKQGNRFGPWEIISNEVSRGGNSRVWKVQHIDENDVTRAIKLLNPHRFGFERYQRFRDEVTFVLSNGNDGIMPILDQHLPESPSEEDRPWYVMPLATSISTLMDPSRSRLEVVVGILIPVAQTLVRLHGDGAAHRDIKPDNILSLDGRPVLSDFGLVDFPGKLDVTTPDERMGPALFVAPELLGDAADVDARPGDVYSFAKTLWVLAADKKWPLPGRLDIGDSRLRLGTYCSHAEVRLIEYLLDVATRTAPENRPTIVEMHKELTKWMELVSMPDDKKPAHLEDMKKRFAAFSAASRAKVTEHEESKKAANTAFDRLQPGVEWFLKQAASVAHGKRAKDWSLRKLPTAPGQSQTIVTRREDRLSTVNMTYGCYCQGAGGLFEALAVQIHAVAFADSTTEICLTLYLSTGRLTNRESSTPGIARIDANPPVPFNHHKTLWGTHCIEPTGSAALAATVKQISSDLCGQLEMALGELHALIQRQR
- a CDS encoding AAA family ATPase; protein product: MTSIAFMERSIVMQRSSIQRIEALTELPVFPGYTASSQVPVLRKHNLIYGFNGCGKTTLSRVLGCLGTGQRHETWSKTSDFTVKLTDGTTLRPDSLNPEFAERVLVFNTDFVAQNFRWIEGEAAPILYLSKEQKHLSEAIETKQARKVLINRRQQRVMSIFRHVDKEFSEHKTERARLIANELGLGRRYIATNLTFDYKEYKPAVNNLIADDELASVRGVIKQDAPLPKLVPLPHPSISLHALVKDLHAIAHMTLGTISLEALQHHEAMVPWVKHGLEYHSHQQLTSCLFCGSELPPDRLQTLEAAIDDRYDDMTNNIRAFKQRAESLLDELDKLTSTLPSPNDLVESQRVHFTAIRSDLKSQIGAGRGYVKRAIELADTKIQSPHVRLDGAELPSQSLAEQWWEEFSSSVDAFNVIVESHNHEHDRFAENVEQAHAAIKKHYLAEEYSKYFDLKQAAARAEQLGKRLRARSRVLEEEIDELAQQMRQHGPAAVHINVMIYRYLGHKELEIAANENGYEIRRHGKVIVGPPSEGEKNAITLCYFFVMLEGEGRRRNNLVVVLDDPISSLDTRSMNYACGMIRSLNNVAQLIVMTHSVQVMNEVKKWMRRNTENEMARRGKDVNDATAAMFFIDTVQPNGSKSRRSRIVELPKHLRDYESEYHFLFHMILRFLSSEEERANYFFVMPNVLRKVLEVFLAFKLPGPDGLSSKVDQVARDASAIMMDEMRIRALERLAHVESHGDNIEDLVSTSSMTVEETKDAADALLQLIEGMDSEHKRRMCKQCQPT
- a CDS encoding restriction endonuclease, whose protein sequence is MIASNWGILMPRRKSDADRFLDGLFAFLRAMPWWVGPPCILIAWILFAWVVPGVLNLLSGEDTEPFLQQFFGIVSDVSAMLAPFAAGFVAVLWLAALVRKAVDARRLDRQTGIDSIRALSWQDFEQLLAEAFRWQGYRVYITAAGADGGVDLVLEKAGRRTLVQAKQWKSWKVGVKIVRELLGVQVAQQADEVVLATSGQLTREATAFAEANGIRVIDGPQLAELIASVQHMPDKPAAPAATPAPSAQPPDPGTDATAPCPACGAAMVQRTARQGKHAGKSFWGCTTFPACRSTKAMT